The genomic segment TTATTCCAGTGGACTGCACGACCCTGACCGGACAGCTTTTCGAAAGTCAGTTGTTTGGTCATGTACGCGGCAGTTTTACCGGTGCCGTTGAAAACACGCTCGGCTTTTTCCGCGCCGCCGACGGCGGAACCATTTTTTTGGATGAAATCAGCGAAATTCCCCTCGAACTTCAGGCCAAACTGCTGCGGGTCCTTCAGGAAGGCACCGTCACGCCGCTGGGCTCCACGCAGTCCTACAAGATTGATGTGCGGGTGATTTGTGCAACCAATCGCGATTTGCGGCAGATGGTCGAGAAAAACCAGTTCCGGGCGGACCTGTTTTATCGGCTGAATGTGATTAATCTGCAGATTCCGCCCCTGCGTCAGCGGCCGGAAGACATTCTGCCGTTGGCCAATTATTTTCTGGAGAATCTGAGCCGTTTTTATGGAGAGCCCCTCAAAAAGCTCTCTTCGGAAGCGGAGCATCTGCTGCTTCGCTATCGCTGGCCGGGCAATGTTCGGGAATTGTCCAACGCGATGGAACGGGCCTACG from the Anaerohalosphaeraceae bacterium genome contains:
- a CDS encoding sigma-54 dependent transcriptional regulator; this encodes MTSANETNRAQGRAAKGKVCSDSVPPLRKDGRLMGEEKTAFIGQSQAFQAIVETIRSVAARRCCITITGETGTGKEMVARKIHEFSDRSDKVFIPVDCTTLTGQLFESQLFGHVRGSFTGAVENTLGFFRAADGGTIFLDEISEIPLELQAKLLRVLQEGTVTPLGSTQSYKIDVRVICATNRDLRQMVEKNQFRADLFYRLNVINLQIPPLRQRPEDILPLANYFLENLSRFYGEPLKKLSSEAEHLLLRYRWPGNVRELSNAMERAYVLSRGMVIEPSVLPPEIFMGGFTRVDSPLPTLDEANQRLVQEALRITKGRKMEAARILGIERRRLNRLLEKLNIEPAKFKDH